One segment of Clavelina lepadiformis chromosome 2, kaClaLepa1.1, whole genome shotgun sequence DNA contains the following:
- the LOC143446997 gene encoding SPRY domain-containing protein 7-like isoform X2, whose protein sequence is MYCIYRCLGWSGTAIGDNENSLLDQPKVVLDTSRMGSDAVIVKNGLRICGTGAALANTAIVQDKAYFEVKLQSTGIWGIGLAVGNIDVNKVPLGEDVYSWVLRHDGHLCHNKITIHDTKYKPAEGDVVGVSYDHVEMNCYVNGKSLNFPIPGIRGTVFPVLYGRMM, encoded by the exons ATGTATTGTATTTACCGATGTTTGGGTTGGTCCGGAACCGCAATTGGTGACAATGAAAATTCCCTGCTTGATCAACCCAAAGTCGTTCTGGATACATCAAGAATGG GCTCTGAtgctgttattgttaaaaatggtTTAAGGATTTGTGGTACTGGAGCTGCACTAGCCAATACTGCCATTGTTCAAGACAAG GCATATTTTGAAGTAAAGCTACAGAGCACAGGAATTTGGGGCATTGGTCTTGCTGTGGGTAACATTGATGTCAATAAGGTTCCCCTTGGAGAAGATGTATATTCTTGGGTATTGCGACATGATGGACATCTGTGCcacaacaaaattacaatacaTGATACCAAATACAAACCTGCAGAAGGAGATGTAGTT GGTGTATCATATGATCATGTCGAAATGAACTGCTATGTAAATGGAAAATCATTGAACTTTCCCATCCCTGGAATAAGAGGCACAGTTTTTCCTGTCTTGTATGGTAGGATGATGTAA
- the LOC143446997 gene encoding SPRY domain-containing protein 7-like isoform X1, producing the protein MYCIYRCLGWSGTAIGDNENSLLDQPKVVLDTSRMGSDAVIVKNGLRICGTGAALANTAIVQDKAYFEVKLQSTGIWGIGLAVGNIDVNKVPLGEDVYSWVLRHDGHLCHNKITIHDTKYKPAEGDVVGVSYDHVEMNCYVNGKSLNFPIPGIRGTVFPVLYVDESAILDVQFTDLSHQPSGYSQIMVDRQIF; encoded by the exons ATGTATTGTATTTACCGATGTTTGGGTTGGTCCGGAACCGCAATTGGTGACAATGAAAATTCCCTGCTTGATCAACCCAAAGTCGTTCTGGATACATCAAGAATGG GCTCTGAtgctgttattgttaaaaatggtTTAAGGATTTGTGGTACTGGAGCTGCACTAGCCAATACTGCCATTGTTCAAGACAAG GCATATTTTGAAGTAAAGCTACAGAGCACAGGAATTTGGGGCATTGGTCTTGCTGTGGGTAACATTGATGTCAATAAGGTTCCCCTTGGAGAAGATGTATATTCTTGGGTATTGCGACATGATGGACATCTGTGCcacaacaaaattacaatacaTGATACCAAATACAAACCTGCAGAAGGAGATGTAGTT GGTGTATCATATGATCATGTCGAAATGAACTGCTATGTAAATGGAAAATCATTGAACTTTCCCATCCCTGGAATAAGAGGCACAGTTTTTCCTGTCTTGTATG ttgatgaaaGTGCTATACTTGATGTACAGTTCACTGATTTGTCACACCAGCCAAGCGGTTACAGTCAAATTATGGTAGACAGGCAAATATTTTAG